From Roseateles sp. SL47:
CGGGTGCAGGTGCTGATCCTTCAGCATCCTGATGAGGTCCATCAGGCGAAAAACACGGCGGCGTTGCTGCATCGCTGCCTGGACCGCGCCCATCTGCAGGTGGGTGAGACCTTCGACGTGCCGAGCAGTATGGGCGCAATGGTGCTGCTCTATCCGGACACGTCGGGTGATGCGCATCTGCCGACGGCGCGACTGTGGACATCATCGAACAACGCCGCTGGCGTGTTGACGCTGGTGGTGCTGGATGCCACCTGGCGCAAGAGTCGGCGGATGCTCTACAACAACCCTTGGCTGGCCACCCTGCCCCGCTTCAGCCTGGAGGCCCCACCGCAGTCGCGCTACGCCATCCGCCGCGCGAATGGCAAGGACCAGCGCAGTACGCTGGAAGCCACCGCTTTGGCGCTCACCCTGCTCGAAGGCGACAGCCATCGATATCAGCCGCTGTGGCAAGCCATGGAGGCGTTTGTAGAACTGCAGCAGCGCCTTGCGCGCGAGGGCTGCGCCCGACGTGGCGCTCGGGAATCCACAAGCGGGTAAGCTGACGGCTGACCTTGAACCATTGGGGTTGCGTCTCCCTGACGCAATCGGCCCCTTGGTGCCTTGAATGGTTGAATTCCCCGGAGATATCGATGAGCACCACCCCTGCCGCACAAGAACCTCGACTGACCTCGCTCTCGCATGGGGGCGGCTGCGGCTGCAAGATCGCACCGGGCGTGCTGTCGGAGATTCTTCGCGGCACCTCCGGCCTGCCGCTGCCGCCCGAATTGCTGGTCGGTATCGAGACCTCGGACGATGCTGCGGTCTACAGGCTCAATGACGAGCTGGCACTGGTCGCCACCACCGACTTCTTCATGCCGATCGTGGACGACCCGCATGATTTCGGCCGCATTGCGGCCACCAATGCCATCAGCGACGTGTACGCCATGGGCGGGCGGCCGATCATGGCGCTGGCCCTGGTCGGCATGCCGATTTCCGTCTTGAGCACAACCACCATCGGCCGCATCCTGGAAGGTGGCGCGTCGATCTGCCGGCAGGCGGGGATTCCCATTGCGGGCGGCCACACCATCGACTCCGTGGAACCGATCTATGGGCTGGTTGCATTGGGGCTGGTGCATCCCGACCGTGTGCGCCGCAATGCCGATGCGAAGCCGGGTGATGTGCTGGTGCTGGGCAAGGCACTGGGCGTTGGGGTGATGTCGGCGGCGTTGAAGAAGGGGCAACTGAATGAGCAGCTCTATCAACGCATGATGGCCACCACCACGCAGCTCAACACCCCGGGGCCGGATCTGGCGGCGATCCACGGTGTGCATGCCATCACCGACGTGACCGGCTTTGGCTTGGCCGGCCATGCGCTGGAGATGGCACGCGGCTCACGCTGCCAGGTGCAGATCGACTGGTCGGCCGTACCTCTGCTGGAGGGAGTGCCAGCGCTTGCGCGCGAGGGGTTTGTGACCGGCGCATCGGGACGCAATTGGGCGGCCTATGGGCAGGACGTGGAGCTCTCCACTGCACTGCCTCCCGAAGCGCAGGCACTGCTGAGCGATCCGCAGACCAGCGGCGGGCTGCTGGTGTCCTGCACGCCCGAGGCGTTGGATGCCGTGATGCAGACCTTTGCCAACCATGGCTTCGACGCCGCCGCCGTTGTGGGCCGGGTCCGTGAGCCGGCCCTGCAAGGGCGGCCGTTGCACGTGGCTTGATGGCGCGAAGGCCGTTGCATCTGGCGCGACGGGGCGAAGGCCACAGCATCTGGCTCGACGGGGCGGTCACGCGGGCCGCGATCGAATGGCCTCCACGCGACCCACTGCCCCGCTACATCGATCTGCAGCATCGCGCGTCGCCGGGCTCAACAATGGATTGAGCCCAGTGCGCGTGTTGAGCGCACTGTGGGTGTTGGAGGCATTGAGCGCATCGCCCCCGCGTGATGCACTCCAGGCGCATCCATGTGAATCAATGCGCATCAAACGAAAAAGCCGCTCCGACTTGAATCGGAACGGCTTTTTGACCTTGGTTGCGGGGGCAGGATTTGAACCTACGACCTTTGGGTTATGAGCCCAACGAGCTACCAGACTGCTCCACCCCGCGACTGTTTTGTCGCCATCGATATTGCGCTGCATGGTGCCCTATGGATGCTGTCTATAGCATCCAGTGAGGCCACCACTACAGCACCCACCGATGCTGTTGATGCGTTCACGTGAACGACATCGAATTCTGGTTGCGGGGGCAGGATTTGAACCTACGACCTTTGGGTTATGAGCCCAACGAGCTACCAGACTGCTCCACCCCGCGACTGAGAAAGAGAGTCTAGCACGATTATCGAGTTGGGGGCCAGCTCATTGCCAAATCGTGCTGCATTGTGCGAGGGTCAGCGAATGCCGGCTTCCTGCAAGGACTGAAGAAATCGTTCGGCCTTCTGGAATCCGATCACCCGAACCTGCGTTTGCTCCTGGCCGGCGGCGTCGAAGAAGATGGTGCCGGGCGGCCCGAAGAGGTGGAATCGCTTCAGCAGCTCCCGGTCCTGTTCTGAATTGGCAGTGACATCCGCCTTGAGCAGCAGCACACCGGCCAGCTTGGCGCGAACCTGCGGATCGGTGAACGTGTAGCGCTCCATTTCCTTGCAGGACACACACCAGTCCGCATAGAAGTCCAGCATCACCGGCTTGCCAGCGGTGCGCAGGGCTTCATCCAGATCCGCCACGCTGCCAATCTTTTTGAAGCTCACTTCATCTGCCGCCGAACCTGCCCCGATCGGCGTGGCCGCAGCCGATGTCGCTCCCAGCGCCAAGCCCGCCAAGGGCTTGAGCGGATCGGTCCCGCCCGCCGCGACGCCCACAAACTGCGCCAGCCCAAACACGGCAGCGGCCACGGCCACGCTCTTGCGCAACCAGGTGCGCGGCGCATGCGGCTCGGTGGCATGGAAGAGCCCCAACAGGCCCGCAAGACCGATCAGCAAGGCGCCCCAGAGCCATTGAGCGATCACATGCGGCAGGACCGGCTGGACGATCCACAGCGCCACGCCCAGCAGCAGCAGGCCGAAGAAGTATTTGACCGAGTCCATCCAGGCGCCGGCGCGCGGCAACAAGGCCCCCGCCGACAGGCCCACCAGCAGCAACGGCACACTCATGCCACAGGCCAACGCGTACAAGGCGCCGCCGCCCAGCACCACATTGCCGGTCTGCCCGATGTAGACCAGCAAGGTGGCCAGCGGTGCAGCCACACAGGGGCTGACGATGAGCGCCGACAGCGCCCCCATGGTGAAGACACTGGCATACCGCCCGCCAGGCAGGCGCTGCGTGACGCCGGACACCCCGCTGGTGAAGCGGGTGGGCAGCTGCAGCTCATAGACACCGAACATGGACAGCGACAGCACCACCAGCAGCAGGCCAAATACAGCCAGCACCCAGGGCTTCTGCAGGTAAGCAGCCAGGCCACCACCGATCAGTGCCGCCGCAACCCCCAGCGCGGTGTAGACCAGCGCCATGCCCTGCGAATACGACAGCGCCAGCAGGAAGCCCCGCGTGCGGGAGACCTGCGTCCCCTGCCCCACGATGATGGACGACAAGATCGGCACCATGGGCAGTACACAAGGCGTGAAGGACATCAGCACGCCCAGCAGGAAAGCTGCCGCCAGCGCCGTCCACAGCTGCCCGGATTCCAGCAGACGCTTCAATCCGCTGCCATCGGCCAGATCCAGGGCGCTGGAGGTCGTCAGACCGGCTTGTGGCGTTGCGACGCTACCCTCACGGCCGGCACCACTGTCCGCTGCAGGCGCCGATGCGACCGCGTTGGCCAGACCGAAGCCGCTCATCGCATTCTTGGCGGCTGAGATCTTCACCGCCCCATCGCCGCCAAAGCCTCGCAGGCCCAGCATCACGTCGCTGGACAACGGTGGATAGCACAGACCCTTGTCCGCACACCCCTGCCCGGTGAGCACCAGATGCATCGGTACCGCCGCGAGCGACTGCACCGGCACGTCCAGCGTGAGGTGGTCGCGATAGGTCTCGACCTCCTTGTTGAAAGTTTCGTCGAACTTGCGCTTGGGCGTCGGCCATTGGATGGTTCCGAGCGTGGCCCCCTCCGCTTCCAGCTTGAACTGGTCCCGATACATGTAATAGCCCGGCGCGATGTCAAAGCGCAGACGGAACTGGCGATCGCCCACGAGCTCGACACTGACCTTGAAGGCTTGTTCAGGATCCAGGAAATCGTCGGCGTGAGCGGCCTGCAGGAACCCCAATGCCAAGAGCAGCAGGCACAGGATCCGACGGATCAACAGGAATACATTCATGGGGACGGGGGCGGCATCCGCAACAGGCGGCTGGCCTTGAGGGGGAGAGGAAACCGCAAGCTTAGCGCGACGGCGTTCACAGGCCGGTCGTCAGGGTGACGGCTGTGCGCTGGCGGAAAAAGAAAAAGGCCAGCAGAGGCTGGCCTTTTGTGTGCGCGGAGTCGGGCGCGGCGACTGCTTATTCAGCAGCGGCTTCGCCTTCGGTCGCTTCCGGACGATCCACCAGCTCGACGTACGCCATGGGGGCGTTGTCGCCGACACGGAAGCCCATCTTCAGGATGCGGGTGTAGCCGCCCGGACGGGTGGCGAAACGCGGGCCCAGTTCATTAAACAGCTTGCTGACGATGTCCCGGTCACGCAGGCGGTTGAACGCCAGACGGCGGTTGGCCAGCGTGGGTTCCTTGGCCAGGGTGATCAGCGGCTCAACGACGCGACGCAGTTCCTTGGCCTTGGGCAAGGTGGTCTTGATCGCTTCGTGTTGCAGCAGGGACACTGCCATGTTGCGGAGCATCGCGGCGCGGTGCTCGCTGGTACGGTTCAGCTTACGGAGGCCGTTACGGTGGCGCATGGTGCTTTCCTTTCCTTCAGTTATTGCCGGCAGCCGGATCAGGTACTGCCGGGGGCACCGGGCGGGACCAAAAGGCCCTCACCCTCTTTCAAAAATCAACGCTTGTCGAGACCTTGGGGCGGCCAGTTCTCGAGACGCGAGCCCAGGGTCAGGCCGCGCGAAGCGAGCACTTCCTTGATCTCGTTGAGCGACTTGCGACCCAGGTTCGGGGTCTTCAGCAGCTCGGTCTCGGTACGCTGGATCAGGTCACCGATGTAATAGATGTTTTCGGCCTTCAGGCAGTTGGCCGAACGCACGGTCAGTTCGAGCTCGTCAACCGGACGCAGCAGGATCGGATCGAAGCTGCTCGAACGGGCGGCAGGCGCCTGGTCGAACGCGTCCACCAGATCGGTGCCTTGCAGCTGGGCGAAGACCGCCAGCTGTTCGACCAGGATCTTGGCAGAAGCGCGGATGGCTTCTTCCGGGGAGATCGCACCATTGGTTTCGATCTCCATGACCAGCTTGTCCAGGTCGGTACGCTGTTCCACACGGGCGTTTTCGACGGCGTAGCTGACGCGCTTCACCGGGGAGAACGAAGCGTCGAGCACGATACGGCCGATGGCCTTCGTGGGCTCGTCGCCATAACGGCGCATGTTGCCGGGCACATAGCCGCGGCCCTTCTCGACCTTGATCTGCATGTCCAGCTTGCCGCCTTGCGACAGGTGGGCGATGACATGCTCAGGGTTGATGATCTCGACGTCGTGCGGGGTCTGGATGTCGGCAGCGGTCACAGGACCTTCGCCTTCCTTGCGCAGGACCAGAGTCACTTCTTCGCGGTTGTGCAGGCGGAACACGACGCCCTTGAGGTTCAGCATGATGTGAACCACGTCTTCCTGCACGCCGTCGATGGCGGAGTACTCGTGCAGCACGCCCGCGATCGTCACTTCCGTCGGCGCATAACCCACCATCGAAGACAGCAGCACACGACGCAGGGCGTTGCCCAGCGTGTGGCCATAGCCGCGTTCAAACGGCTCGAGGATCACCTTGGCGCGATGACCGCCCAGGGGCTCCACAGTGATGGATTTGGGTTTGAGCAGATTCGTTTGCATGAGGTCTTTCTTTCAATACCCTCGGTTCGTTACACCGATAAGGCTGAGGGACCAACCGGACCCGCCCCTCAACGGGCGGGCAAAGTCCGGACGAGGAAACGCCAAGCGGCCCCTACAGAACAATGTCTGGGCCGCTTGGCAGGCACGAAAGAATTAACGCGAGTACAACTCAACGATCAGCGATTCGTTGATCTCGGCGCCGAACTCGTCGCGATCCGGCGTCTTCTTGAACACGCCTTCCATCTTCGACACGTCCACGGCCACCCAGGCCGGCAGACCGATCGATTCGGCCAGCTTCAGGCTGTCCACGATACGCAGCTGCTTCTTGGCCTTTTCGCGCACGGCGACGACGTCACCGGCCTTGACCAGGTAGGAAGCGATGTTCACGATTTCACCGTTCACGGTGATGCCCTTGTGCGACACGAGCTGACGTGCTTCAGCGCGGGTCGAACCAAAGCCCATGCGGTACACGACGTTGTCCAGGCGGGACTCCAGCAGCACCAGCAGGTTCACGCCGGTCGAGCCCTTGCGGCGCTCGGCTTCGGCGAAGTAGCGACGGAACTGACGCTCCAGCACGCCGTACATGCGCTTGACCTTCTGCTTTTCGCGCAGTTGCAGACCGAAGTCCGAGGTGCGCTGGCCAGAAGTGCGGCCATGCTGACCGGGCTTGCTGTCGAACTTGGCCTTGTCGCTGATGGCGCGGCGGGCGCTCTTCAGGAACAGGTCGGTGCCTTCACGGCGGGAGAGTTTGGCCTTGGGGCCGAGATAACGTGCCACTTTGCGTGTCCTTCATCAATCTGACGCGGTTCGACCTCACCTGGCGGATGACTCCGCTGGGTCAGGCGCGCACTGCGCGAGTCTGGCCAACTGTTGTTCTGGGCTCAGACGGTGGGCTTCATGCTGAAGTGGCCCGCTGGCTACAGCGCGCCACTTCAGCAAAACGGCCGGCTGGTGCAGTACACCAGCCGGCAGCATCGGAAAAGAGTCCGAAATTATGGCACCAAACACAGTGGTCTGGTGCACCTCAGAGCAACAGCCTTAGATGCGGCGGCGCTTCTGAGGACGGCAGCCGTTGTGCGG
This genomic window contains:
- the rpsD gene encoding 30S ribosomal protein S4, coding for MARYLGPKAKLSRREGTDLFLKSARRAISDKAKFDSKPGQHGRTSGQRTSDFGLQLREKQKVKRMYGVLERQFRRYFAEAERRKGSTGVNLLVLLESRLDNVVYRMGFGSTRAEARQLVSHKGITVNGEIVNIASYLVKAGDVVAVREKAKKQLRIVDSLKLAESIGLPAWVAVDVSKMEGVFKKTPDRDEFGAEINESLIVELYSR
- the rplQ gene encoding 50S ribosomal protein L17, with product MRHRNGLRKLNRTSEHRAAMLRNMAVSLLQHEAIKTTLPKAKELRRVVEPLITLAKEPTLANRRLAFNRLRDRDIVSKLFNELGPRFATRPGGYTRILKMGFRVGDNAPMAYVELVDRPEATEGEAAAE
- a CDS encoding tRNA-uridine aminocarboxypropyltransferase, with the translated sequence MAPLSTSRQRCGVCARPLAGCWCACVRRVSNRVQVLILQHPDEVHQAKNTAALLHRCLDRAHLQVGETFDVPSSMGAMVLLYPDTSGDAHLPTARLWTSSNNAAGVLTLVVLDATWRKSRRMLYNNPWLATLPRFSLEAPPQSRYAIRRANGKDQRSTLEATALALTLLEGDSHRYQPLWQAMEAFVELQQRLAREGCARRGARESTSG
- a CDS encoding DNA-directed RNA polymerase subunit alpha, with the translated sequence MQTNLLKPKSITVEPLGGHRAKVILEPFERGYGHTLGNALRRVLLSSMVGYAPTEVTIAGVLHEYSAIDGVQEDVVHIMLNLKGVVFRLHNREEVTLVLRKEGEGPVTAADIQTPHDVEIINPEHVIAHLSQGGKLDMQIKVEKGRGYVPGNMRRYGDEPTKAIGRIVLDASFSPVKRVSYAVENARVEQRTDLDKLVMEIETNGAISPEEAIRASAKILVEQLAVFAQLQGTDLVDAFDQAPAARSSSFDPILLRPVDELELTVRSANCLKAENIYYIGDLIQRTETELLKTPNLGRKSLNEIKEVLASRGLTLGSRLENWPPQGLDKR
- the selD gene encoding selenide, water dikinase SelD, which gives rise to MSTTPAAQEPRLTSLSHGGGCGCKIAPGVLSEILRGTSGLPLPPELLVGIETSDDAAVYRLNDELALVATTDFFMPIVDDPHDFGRIAATNAISDVYAMGGRPIMALALVGMPISVLSTTTIGRILEGGASICRQAGIPIAGGHTIDSVEPIYGLVALGLVHPDRVRRNADAKPGDVLVLGKALGVGVMSAALKKGQLNEQLYQRMMATTTQLNTPGPDLAAIHGVHAITDVTGFGLAGHALEMARGSRCQVQIDWSAVPLLEGVPALAREGFVTGASGRNWAAYGQDVELSTALPPEAQALLSDPQTSGGLLVSCTPEALDAVMQTFANHGFDAAAVVGRVREPALQGRPLHVA
- the dsbD gene encoding protein-disulfide reductase DsbD encodes the protein MNVFLLIRRILCLLLLALGFLQAAHADDFLDPEQAFKVSVELVGDRQFRLRFDIAPGYYMYRDQFKLEAEGATLGTIQWPTPKRKFDETFNKEVETYRDHLTLDVPVQSLAAVPMHLVLTGQGCADKGLCYPPLSSDVMLGLRGFGGDGAVKISAAKNAMSGFGLANAVASAPAADSGAGREGSVATPQAGLTTSSALDLADGSGLKRLLESGQLWTALAAAFLLGVLMSFTPCVLPMVPILSSIIVGQGTQVSRTRGFLLALSYSQGMALVYTALGVAAALIGGGLAAYLQKPWVLAVFGLLLVVLSLSMFGVYELQLPTRFTSGVSGVTQRLPGGRYASVFTMGALSALIVSPCVAAPLATLLVYIGQTGNVVLGGGALYALACGMSVPLLLVGLSAGALLPRAGAWMDSVKYFFGLLLLGVALWIVQPVLPHVIAQWLWGALLIGLAGLLGLFHATEPHAPRTWLRKSVAVAAAVFGLAQFVGVAAGGTDPLKPLAGLALGATSAAATPIGAGSAADEVSFKKIGSVADLDEALRTAGKPVMLDFYADWCVSCKEMERYTFTDPQVRAKLAGVLLLKADVTANSEQDRELLKRFHLFGPPGTIFFDAAGQEQTQVRVIGFQKAERFLQSLQEAGIR